ttagtccaggaggaaaagccagcaccctgaactttaaaacaaatacaaacaaattacacacatcaacagacagaccttgtctgactcaaatcataattcatagtcaccaaggtttaacaaagttccaacatctgggtttatagGTGGGGGAggatggatgggggtggggggtggggttctTGATGGCTGCTTCAATTCatatgccactcttccagtgactgagagccccagacaaaatgctaacctttgaaaTTTTACATTCTGTTCAGGGCTGGatggattcacacctaatcagcaaaagggtgtgagcctggggctttacacttAGTTAGCAAAAGGGCGTGTGAgaggggctttgcacctagtaagactgaatcaaaggcacttaattaatttagcattctaaaacagtaaaaaagtcccaccttaattaccaatgcagagtgtgtgtgtgtgtgtgtgtgtgtgtgtgtgtgtgtgtgtatgtgtgtgtgtgtgtgtgtatgtgtgtgtgtgtgtgtgtgtttcttagcCATATCGAAGTTAGGTGCTGCAAGTATCTTTGGACCCTTTGCTCTTTCCATACAGGTTAAAGAAACCCATCCTTCAATAGCAATaaaaatatctagcatttataaagtctTTTTAAGAGTTTGAAAAggttttacatgttgtctcatcTGATCCCTTCAATAATCCAGTGGGATAGGTGGTGTTACTcttctccttttgcagatgagaaaactgagtctgagagaggttaagtgcatTGTCCAGGGTCCTAAatctaagtatctgaggcaggtttgAAACTCGGATCTTGATGACTCCAGGTCAGCATTCTATCCTCTATGTAACCTAGCTAAAGCTGTTTGTGAAAGATAAAGACATTGAAGGTAGGAATTGGGAATATGTGGCAATACCCACATGAGGGAGGGGGCCAGGTAAAGGGAGTGTAACTAGTTCTACCCACCTACTCTTCACCTCATGGTTGTGGTTGTGTGGCTCCAAGAGGACCAAGACATGAAGgagatgatggcatgacttgcaattgaattggatttgagtgagggagggctatgcaaagtcaccagcctcactttctcctccagagccatgtgggttcAGTGTCCAGATattaatcaggatgactggagatggcccaggatgcagtgggccTAGGCCCTTTAAAGCTAAGGTCTCTTCAAGTACTCACTTTGAGGGGGGCAAAGCCCagtcagtgaacaggcctctttaagaagtcaaaggatggcccctttaataaaattaaaaatcaaactaggaggggaagaccctaagGGTTGATGGTCAGAAGATAAACAGTACTATTGATGTTTATTCAGAGCAAGGAGGGCCCAAAAAAATAACCACTAAGTGGAGGTTGGgcagggcagggacctattgtccaatcaaTGAGATCTAAAGTGAATTAGGTTTAAAGCTTggttggtttttgagaaagaaatctagccagtaaaccccaagtaaACTAGGTTAATTTAGGCCACACAAGTttgccttcctttgggcagaacatcCTCAGGTAagggaatgagaggagaggagaggagggaagggagggagaaggagaggagaggagagtaaagaagaggggaagggaagggcagggaggggaagaaaatgaaggggaggggagagaagagaggagattcccaactggaactggccagcttCTCAGGGCTACCACACAAAAGAAGACACTGGAAAGCAATATTgatacaagcaagcctctcctgaTCAAGCTTCCATTAACTTGATCCACCCTAGGCCTATTGAGTGGATGGGGAACacctttgatcacattagcactaGGCTATCTCTTGAAGAAAACATCTTTACTTCCTGTTAGTACTTGCAAAGTCTCCTGATTGGGTCATTTAGCAATAACCCATCTCATTTCCAGGCCTCAGGACCATCACATTTCTGATGTTCTGAGATGGAAACAGGGCAAGGAAAATTGCCAAAGCATCATCTCTGTCCTGCAAGCTGCCTCCTCCCATTACCAACACACATATTCAATTTGGCATTATCCCTCTCACTCTCTAATTTTTGTCCCCTCTCACTGTTATGTTTCATTGATTAGACTGAGAtgtcttttttatataaaaatttcttttttttcaagagaaACTTATTTCTGATTCCTTTGTTCTGAGATATTCCACTCAGAAAGGATAAGGCTGGCTCTGTCCTCAGAAGTCAACCACAAAAGATTTGAGAACTGACTTGCTGGTGTCTTTTTTACACCTTCCTTCTTTAACCTCCTCTTTTTACCTCTCCCCCAAAAGGTGAGAATTCCTACATCCCAAGTACTTCTAGTCTCTTCAATGAAACAGAGttctccccattttctcttttcaGAATTATGGCCTTCAAGGTTCACAACGGTGCTCACAGCTAGGCACTTTAGACCAGAGTTGTTTTGTCCTTCAATCCTTCAAGCCAGTGAGGATTGGGTAGAATAGATCTGATTTTTAACTGAAGACATAATGACCATATTAATATTGCTTTCCAGTGTCTTCATGGTCACGGTCAATAtgagaatcttgccttactgatacagatggTGATGCTGAATTGTAGGATTAGAAGAAAGGTGAGAACTCAGTCATAGAGCAGAGCCCCGGGAGCCCTCCCAAAAGACATGAGTTCTCACCTTCTGGGGGTGGAGTAAAGGGAGGGGCTAAGCAGAGGCAGAGGTATAAAAGAAGGGATCCACAACTCAGTGCTAATATCTTTTGCTGACTGAGCTCAAGAGGAAGAGCTAGCATTATTTCTTCTGAGAGGAatattgaagaaggaaggaatcagaGGCAGAGGAATGGATGCAAGAGACTTAATTGAAAACCTCAAGGCAGAGCTCACTTGCTCCATCTGTCTGGGTTGCATCATTGATCCAGTGACTGTCAAATGTGGCCATtccttttgcacaggctgtcttcTCCAGTGCAAGGAGGGAGACAATGAAACCTTGAACTGCCCAGAGTGCAGACGATTCATCAGACCCGGTGACTTGATGCTCAACAAGAAACTGAAGAATCTGTCCATCACTGGTAAGAGGCTGAGATCTCATTTGTTGCAGAGTGTGGTGGGCCTGACCACCTGTGATCAACATGGGGAAAAAGAGAAGTTCTTCTGTGAGGAAGACCAGAGACTCCTCTGTGATTCTTGTCTATTAGCCCCAGAGCACAAGGATCATCATGTCCTTCCTTTGGAAACAGCGACTGATAAGTGCAAGGACAAGCTCCAGGAGACAAGGAATATcttagagaaaaaagaacaggaaTTTAAAACGGCATTGGACAAAGTGAGAAGAAGAAAGACACGCTGTAAGGAGGACACCCATGATTTGAAACAGTCCCTTATGTCTGAATATGTGAAAATGCACGAGTTTTTATGGGATGAAGAACATGAGTACTTGAAAAGACTGGATCAGGAATCCAGAGACAATCTGGTCAAACTGGAGGAAAGAAAGGCTGAGTTGTCCCAGCAAATCCAGAATCTGCAAAGGATGATTGTAGAAGTAGAGGAGAATTTGGATAAGGCACCCTTGGAAGTTCTGCAGGATATGACAGGCACTTTGGAAAAGAATGAGGAATGCCTACTTCAAAAACCAGAGCTTCCTTCCCTTGGCTGGTCCACCTACTCCATCACAGCTTTGAGAGAAATGCTCATGAGTTTCCAGAGGGATATCACTTTTGATCCTGAATCAGCCAATCCTCATCTCACCCTGTCTGAAGACTTGAAGAAGGTCAAGTATGGAAGTGTCCCTCAGGACCTTCCTAACAACAAAGAGAGATTTGACTATGTTCTTGCTGTTTTGGGGGCCCAGACCTTCACCTCAGGCAAACACTATTGGGAAGTGGAAGTGGGAGAGAAGACAGAGTGGGAATTGGGCATCTGTAAAGATTCAGTCAGCAGAAAGGGGAAACTCTCCTTCTCATCTGAGGATGTAAGGACCCTAGCAGGCTGCACATCTGGAAATTGTTCCTTCATTTTGAATTCACATAATGACTTTCAATCGATTCAGCCTATACACAAAGTAGGAATTTTTCTTGATTATGAAAAGGGACATATAGCATTTTATAATGTCACAGACAGATGTCTCATCTATAGTCCCTCAAATACAGTCTTTGAAGGGCCTCTCCGCCCTTACTTCTCTTTTGGCGAGCCTAAGGAAGAAAGTACCCCTGGATCACTCATTATTTGCCCCATTATTAATGAGTAGAGAGCTGTCGATTCTAGTTACTACGGGTGATTCTCCATGCGAGTGACTGAAAGTGATACTGAAAAtacctttgtatttatttgaaatCATGTTGAAATGGTCAATAAAGTGATGTATGATTATCAAAACCAATGAAAATAACGTCTGTCTTTTTTATACTGGTATAGAAAAGGggggtttaaaaaaaatggtggcTGATCTGCAAGCACCTAAATTGGAGATCAGTTGGAAGGGGAGGCAGAAAAGGAACAAGAGAGAGGACTGAGATGAGAAAAAAGGgagacaataattttttttatatacatagaaaacatttattacctatgtcataaaaagaaagaaaattaaaaagtgaaaaattatacttcaatttacacTGTCAGTCGTCTCTCTGGAAGTGGGCAGCATTTTGcttcatgagtcctctggaattgtcttagatcattttctCGATCAGAGGCAataatcattcacagttgattgtgtgatcatcattaaaatatggctgttactgcatacaaggacctccttgttctgcttacttaACTCTTCATCCATTCATATAGATCACCCCAGGCTTTGCTAAAACCATCCCCCTTGTTTcctagagcacaataatattccttccCAATCATATACAAACAATTCTTCAGCCATTCAGCAACTGATGTTCATCCCCTCAGTTTttaattctctgccaccacaaaaagaagtgcttaaatatttttgtacatacaggtcattttcctttttctttgatctctttggcatatagacctagcagtggtgttgctgtatcaaagggtatgaacagttttatagccctttgggcacagttccaaattgttctccagaactgTTATTGTTCTGAATTATGCTTTAGTGTCccgatttttccacatcccctccagaatctatcatttcccttttctgtctcaTTGGCCAAACTGAGGTCGTGTGACCTGTTACTTCaaagttttcatttgcatttctctaatcaatactgatttagagcactctttcattattattattttgatttcttcattgaaaattgTGTTTATATTCCTTAACCATAAAGGGAatcttattcatcttttcatGTGTGTCACTAATAAGGCTATAAGGCATTTGGCTGCCATAAGAAGGTCCTAGTTAAGCCTTCTGTTTACCTGCACTTCAATGAACTTCTTCCCTTTGACATTCAGAGCACCAGGCAGGAATCACGTTGCATCAACACCTGCCACAGGATCTTGTGAtgctttattttaattaatgtgATTCCAAATCTTTACGGTCCACACTGGCTACCCAAACGAATAGGGGCAGAAGCAGCACCAGCAACATCAGGAACACAGCTCAGATTATATTATTCCTCAAGCGCCACCAACAATTATTCATCACACATTAGGCTCAGGCTCATCTCATGGCCAAGAGGTCATTCCTAAGCATCTTGCATGCCATGTGCCCAGGAATCAAAATGCATACTAAAGACCTCCCAATATCACCATCCACTCAGGAACCTCTGGCTCAGCCAGCATAACCTCTCCCTCCCTGAAAGTCCACAGGAGGATAACACTAAATCTTTGCCCCTTTTGAGGCcgcactttgaatcagttcatataagtcttccccagtttttctgaaatgatccacttcatcatttcttatagcactatcgtattccatcagaatcatgtgtttgactcttccccaattgatgggcatcccctcaagttCCAATTCTTGGCTTCCATAAAAGgagctgtcataaatatttttgtgcacgcgggttttttccctttttctttgattttcttgggTGTGTATAGACCTAGCAGCAGTACTACTGGGTTAAAGATATGTAGGGTTCtttagtcctttgggcatagtttcaaattgttctccagaatagttaaaCCACTTCACTACACCAGTAGAGCGTTACTGTACCAATTTTTGCTCATCTccaccagcatttgtcattttccttttctgttatgttagtcaatctgatgggtatgagattgtacttcagagttgttttaatttgcaatttctCTAGTTGTTGGTGatttaatttttcatatgactgttgactgctttgatttcttctgaaaactgtctgttcatacttttgaccatttttcaatcggagaatagctcttatttttctaaatttggttcagttctgtATATACTTTGGAAATGAGATGTTTGTCAGAGAAACTGGTTGTAAAATCCCTACCCCTCCCATTTCCTAGTTTTCcctctaattttagctgcattggttttgtttgtgcaaccccttttaaatttaatgtaattcaaATGATCAATTTTACCTCCTTATGagtctttccatctcttgtttggtcgtgaactcccctatccatagatctgattgGTAATTTTTTTCAATGCTTCCATCATTTACTTATTATGTCACCTTTATGTATGAAGCATAtactcattttgagcttatcttggtctatgatatgagatgttggtctatacctagtttctgtcagactACTTTCCAATCTTCTCAGCAGTTTTTGGCAAATAGTGAGGTCCTGTCTGAAAAAGTGGGATCTTTGTGTAATGAAACACTATGTCACTGTGCTCCTTTGCTTCTGCATATTGTATACCTAACCCGTTCCATCAtacaaccactctatttctttttttttttataaatttctttatttatttttagtttaccacacacggttctacatagttttgagttccagtttttctcccctccccaagatggcagggaatctcatataactgtcatgtataacttcgcattgaattaatttatgcactagtcaagtcgtggagaagaattttgaccaatggaatgaatcatgagaaagatgaaacagaaccaaaaaaaaaaaaaaaacccagaaacaaaaacaaaagagaagcaaaaaaggcgagcatgtagtgtgcctcaatctgtattcaaacttcgcagttctttgtctcgatgaagatagaattctccatcgtgagtcccctggagttgtccttgccccttaggttactgagaaaagcgcagtatgtcagggttggtcctcatggaatccatatatctgtggctgtgcacaacgttctcctggctctgctccgctcactcagcattatgtcgtgtaggtttttccaggttgttatgaagtctgcatcatccccatttcttatggcacaatagtattccatcaccttcatataccacagcttgttcagccattccccaattgatgggcatccctttgatttccaattcttggctaccacagagagagctgctataaatatttttgtacatatgggtccttttcccgcttgtgtgatttctttgggatacaaccctagaagtggtattgctgggtcaaagggtatgaacatttctatagccctttgggcatagtttcaaaccgctctccaaaatggctggatcagctcacaactccaccagcaatgcaacaatgttccaatttccccacatcctttccagcatttatcattttcctgttttattattttagccaatctgacaggagagatgtggtatctaagagttgttttgatttgcatttctctaattagtagtgatccagagcatttttccatatgcctgtagatagctttaatttcttcctctgaaaactgcctgttcatacccatttctcaattggggaatggcttgtattcctatatatttggctcagctccctgtatattttggagatgaggcctttatcagagatactagttgcaaagattttctcccaattttctgcttccctcctaattcttgttgcattggcttttttttgtacaaaaacatttcaatttgacataatcaaaattatccattttgcattttgtaatgctctctatctcttgttgggtcatgaattctttacttttccacaaatctgataagtaaactattccttgctttcccaaattacttagagtatcaacttttactcctaaatcatgaacccattttgactttattttggtatatggtgtaagatattggtctatgcccagtttttgccctaccattttccaattttcccgacagtttttgtgaaatagtgaattattagcccagaagctggcctctttgggtttatcaaagagtagattgctaaacttgttgatttcacctacttgtgtacctatcctattccactgatccacacccctgtttcttaaccagtaccaggcagttttgatgactgctgctgtgtagtacagtttaatatctggtgtggctaagccaccatctctagcatgtcttttcattaatatcctagatactctagacctcttgtttttccaaatgaattttgttattattttgtccagctcagtaaaaattttttttggtagttcgattggtatggcactgaatagatagattaatttaggtaaaattgtcatttttattatattagctcggcctaactcggcagcaactcattacgagaataacacactatgaccaggtaggatttattccaggaatgcaaggctggttcaatattaggaaaactattggcataattgaccatatcaacaacaaaaccagcagaaaccataggatcatctcaatagacgcagaaaaagcctttgacaaagtacaacacccattcctattaaaaacactagaaagcataggaataagtggaaccttcctcaaaattataaatagcatctacctaaaaccatcgacaagcattatttgtaatggggatgaactagatgcattcccaataagatcagggctgaaacaaggatgtccattatcacccctattattcaatttggtactagaaacattagctgtagcaataagagaagaaaaagaaattgaaggaattagaataggaaaagaagaaactaaattatcactttttgcagatgatatgatgatttatctagagaatcctagagaatcaagtaaaaaactacttgaaaaaacaaacaactttagcaaagttgcaggatataaaataaacccacataaatcctcagcattcctatacattactgacaaagcccaatagcaagagatagaaagagaaattccattcaaagttactgaaggcactatgaaatatttgggagtctatttgccaagacaaacccagggcctatatgagcataactatgaaacacttttcacgcgaataaaatcagatctaaataaatggagaaatatcagttgctcatggttagaccactctatttcttatcaaATACCAAATTGTCTTAATGATTACCGCTTTGTAGTATACTTTGAGATCTGGTGTTACTAGTAtcccttgcttcatttttttttactgatttccTAGAtattccttactttttttttgctccaaatgaatcttcttattttttctgtagataaagtaatttttttagcAGTTTGACTGGCATGGCattgaataagaaaaataatttatgtagtatcatttttattatattgacttgacTCACGtacaagcaattaatatttctctatttgtttagatctgtctttatttgtattgagtgttttataattgtgtctAAATAGATCTTGTCTGCATCTTAGCAGGTGGACTTCCAAGTATTTAATAGTGTcagcagttattttatttttttaaaaaagaatactttaTTTCCCCTCAATCACacgtaaaacaatttttaacattttaaaagaagttttgagttccaagttctacccctctttttttcttcttcctctccctgagatggtaagcaatctgatgtagttatacatgtgcaatcatataaaacatttccatagtaatcattttatggaagaaaatgaatgaaaaagaaataaaaagaacagtATGTTTCAggctgtattcagacaccatcagttctttctctggagacggaTAGCATTGTTCATCGTGAGTTCtatgtcatggatcattgtattgctgagaatagccaagtcattcatagtcGTTTATGgtataatattgctgtcattGTGTTCAATGTTTTGCTGGTTCTCTGCAgttatttcaaatgaaatttttctttctatcttcatgCTAGGTTTTGTTGGTAAAATATAGACATGCTCATGATTtgcgtgggtttattttatatccagcaGCTTTGCTaatgttgttaattgtttcaatgagtttttttagtttcctcattaccTAGGCCtgttcctccaatttctttttcttgtcttcttgccATGgccagcatttctagtacaatattcaCTGATAATGACGATAATGAACGTCCTTGCTTCatgcctgatcttattggaaagacttCTAACCTatttccattacaaataatggtttctcttggttttagatatactGATCACTTTAAGAAAAGT
This Trichosurus vulpecula isolate mTriVul1 chromosome 2, mTriVul1.pri, whole genome shotgun sequence DNA region includes the following protein-coding sequences:
- the LOC118837287 gene encoding probable E3 ubiquitin-protein ligase TRIML1: MDARDLIENLKAELTCSICLGCIIDPVTVKCGHSFCTGCLLQCKEGDNETLNCPECRRFIRPGDLMLNKKLKNLSITGKRLRSHLLQSVVGLTTCDQHGEKEKFFCEEDQRLLCDSCLLAPEHKDHHVLPLETATDKCKDKLQETRNILEKKEQEFKTALDKVRRRKTRCKEDTHDLKQSLMSEYVKMHEFLWDEEHEYLKRLDQESRDNLVKLEERKAELSQQIQNLQRMIVEVEENLDKAPLEVLQDMTGTLEKNEECLLQKPELPSLGWSTYSITALREMLMSFQRDITFDPESANPHLTLSEDLKKVKYGSVPQDLPNNKERFDYVLAVLGAQTFTSGKHYWEVEVGEKTEWELGICKDSVSRKGKLSFSSEDVRTLAGCTSGNCSFILNSHNDFQSIQPIHKVGIFLDYEKGHIAFYNVTDRCLIYSPSNTVFEGPLRPYFSFGEPKEESTPGSLIICPIINE